The genomic interval AGCGCGTGCTCCCGCCGTGTCTCGATCCACTTGATCGGGCGGTCGAGCTGCCGCGCGAGGGCGGCCACCACGACGTACTCCGGGTAGTACATCCCCTTGGTGCCGAAGCCGCCGCCCACGTCGGGTGGCGCGATCACGCGCACGCGCTCCTCGGGCAGGCCGAGCTGCCGCGGCGATCACCCCGCGATGACGGTGGACCATCTGCACGGCGCCCCACATGGTCAGACGCTCGTCGGCCCACCGGACGACGAGGCCCCGCGGCTCCAGCGGATGCGCGCCGCCGCGGGCGAGACTGACCCGCGTCCTCACCACGACGTCCGCGGTGCGCCGGGCCGCCTCCGCGTCGCCCACGCGCTGGCGCCACTCCGCGACGACATTGCCTCCCGCCTCCTCGTGGAGGACGGGCGCGCCCGGGGCGAGGGCCGCGTCCACGTCCACGAGGGCGGGCAGGGACTCGTACTCGACTCGGATCAAATCGAGGGCGTCCCAGGCGCGATAGATGTCGTCGGCGATCACCGCGGCCACGGGCTCGCCCACGAAGCGCACGCGCTCGCCGGCCAGAGGTCGGATGCCGCAGGCCACGGGCAGGGCGGGATGCGGCGCGTAGATCGGGATGGCCTGGCCGGCGCTCCCCAGATCGGATGCGAGAAATACGCCGACTATCCCGGGGGCGCGCCGGGCCGCCGA from Candidatus Methylomirabilota bacterium carries:
- a CDS encoding molybdopterin cofactor-binding domain-containing protein, with the translated sequence MIAPPDVGGGFGTKGMYYPEYVVVAALARQLDRPIKWIETRREHALVACVERDQIHDVELAATREGTLLALRDDFLHDMGAYTISGLNLPQ